In Dryobates pubescens isolate bDryPub1 chromosome 19, bDryPub1.pri, whole genome shotgun sequence, the following are encoded in one genomic region:
- the MYLK3 gene encoding myosin light chain kinase 3, which yields MIKAKDKPEESGAKPKHVLSNRGTQTESKKSLEETESRKRLDENKGACEEVNASSAVARKADSKPQDKERTVQQQVVEGAGKTHSSENCQQQKDTGVKALDQHNGLPSVNQDCVGNQNVPAEAHDMDRAPHLEDCHRQLVHQKLGENQNKPQLLSVASQEAVPSTSQAVSDTGCEVTHTRISINVHMTEKKGRIGVTREGNLNDIRGKSPKVKSSSSTPAEVEVEQLPDKLEVQQSTKNTEPNQEVEGDSKHDELAPQTGKQQLLLNKLQSAKKDEEQPEIKCKPTTLKNTLAKEPMKNVGAKVKIHTEAEKAKESLTDTSSERRESESASPGRRENYVHQCTGVAPEEPKSLGVGEELPTQDEIIIDDSPSPPAPFEHRIVSVKQTEVTTCYSVCHHEVLGGGRFGQVHKCTEISTGLNLAAKIIKVKGAKEREEVKNEINVMNQLNHVNLIQLYDAFEAKNNITLIMEYLDGGELFDRITDESCTLTELDAILFTKQICEGVQYLHQHYILHLDLKPENILCVNRTGNQIKIIDFGLARRYKPREKLKVNFGTPEFLAPEVVNYDFVSYPTDMWSVGVITYMLLSGLSPFLGETDAETMNYVVNCSWDFDAEAFEQLSEEAKDFISRLLVKEKSCRMSATQCLKHEWLNNLPAKAMKCKLRLKSQLLLQRYMAHRKWKKHFHVVAAANRLKRFQSVPAKLA from the exons GCCAAAGATAAGCCCGAGGAGAGTGGTGCAAAACCTAAGCATGTGCTTAGTAACAGAGGAACTCAGACTGAAAGCAAGAAGTCTCTGGAAG AGacagaaagcaggaaaaggCTGGATGAAAACAAGGGAGCATGTGAGGAGGTGAATGCTTCGAGTGCTGTAGCTCGCAAAGCTGACTCCAAACCCCAAGATAAAGAGAGGACAGTGCAGCAACAAGTAGTAGAAGGTGCTGGCAAAACACACAGCTCTGAGAACTGTCAACAACAAAAGGACACCGGTGTCAAAGCTTTGGATCAACACAACGGTCTTCCCTCTGTAAATCAAGATTGTGTAGGCAACCAAAATGTTCCTGCTGAAGCGCACGATATGGACAGAGCCCCACACCTAGAGGACTGCCACAGGCAGCTTGTTCATCAGAAACTTGGGGAGAATCAAAACAAACCTCAATTGTTAAGTGTGGCATCCCAGGAAGCTGTGCCCTCCACATCTCAGGCTGTATCTGACACAGGGTGTGAAGTGACACATACCAG AATATCCATCAATGTACATATgactgaaaagaaaggaaggattgGAGTGACCAGGGAAGGAAACTTAAATGATATCAGAGGTAAAAGTCCCAAAGTAAAATCCTCATCCTCCACACCAGCAGAAGTAGAAGTTGAACAGCTTCCTGACAAATTAGAAGTTCAACAGAGTACAAAAAACACTGAGCCAAATCAAGAAGTTGAAGGGGACAGTAAACATGATGAACTTGCACCTCaaacagggaagcagcagctgttacTGAACAAACTCCAATCAGCTAAAAAGGATGAAGAGCAACCAGAAATAAAATGCAAGCCCACAACCTTGAAGAATACCTTAGCAAAGGAGCCTATGAAAAATGTTGGGGCCAAAGTGAAAATCCATacagaagcagaaaaagcaaaagaatcCCTGACAGATACCAGCTCTGAGAGGAGAGAATCTGAATCTGCAtctcctgggagaagggaaaattaCGTTCACCAGTGTACAGGAGTGGCACCAGAGGAGCCAAAGTCATTGGGAGTTGGGGAAGAGCTTCCCACACAGGATGAGATAATAATTG ATGacagcccttctcctccagctccttttgAGCATCGCATAGTGAGTGTCAAGCAAACAGAGGTGACTACATGCTACTCAGTGTGCCATCATGAGGTACTGGGGGG GGGGCGTTTTGGGCAAGTCCACAAGTGCACGGAAATATCAACTGGTCTCAACCTGGCAGCCAAGATCATCAAAGTAAAAGGAGCAAAAGAAAGG GAGGAagtaaaaaatgaaattaatgtCATGAACCAATTAAATCATGTGAATCTGATCCAGCTGTATGATGCTTTTGAAGCCAAAAATAATATCACTTTGATCATGGAATA TCTTGATGGTGGTGAATTATTTGACCGGATCACAGATGAAAGCTGCACTCTGACTGAGTTGGATGCAATCCTGTTTACCAAACAGATTTGTGAAGGAGTCCAGTACTTGCACCAGCATTATATTCTCCATTTAGATTTGAAG CCTGAAAATATACTGTGTGTAAATCGCACAGGGAACCAGATTAAAATTATCGACTTTGGATTAGCAAGGAG GTACAAACCTCGTGAGAAACTGAAGGTTAACTTTGGAACTCCAGAGTTCTTGGCTCCCGAAGTGGTGAACTATGACTTTGTTTCCTACCCAACAGACATGTGGAGTGTAGGCGTCATCACATATATGTT gCTTAGTGGCTTGTCCCCATTCCTAGGAGAAACTGATGCAGAGACAATGAATTATGTAGTCAATTGCAGCTGGGACTTTGATGCAGAAGCCTTTGAACAGCTATCGGAAGAAGCTAAAGATTTTATTTCCAGACTACTTGTGAAGGAAAAAAG ctgccGGATGAGTGCAACACAGTGTCTGAAGCATGAGTGGTTAAACAACCTACCTGCCAAGGCCATGAAGTGCAAGCTTCGCCTCAAGTCCcagttgctgctgcagaggtacATGGCTCACAGAAAATGGAAG aaacattttcatgtggtggctgctgctaaCAGGCTGAAGAGATTTCAGAGTGTGCCTGCAAAGCTTGCATAA